Genomic DNA from Desulfonema ishimotonii:
TCATATTCTGAACCGCCTGCCCTGCCGCGCCCTTGACCAGATTGTCAATGGCTGAAATCAGAATCAGGCGGTTGTTTTTTTTATCCACCCGGAATCCGATGTCGCAGAAATTGGTTCCCCGGACGTTGCGGGTGTCGGGCAGACGGTTTTCGGAACAGATCCGGACAAAGGGACGGCCCGCATAGAATCCGGTCAGACACGACCGGATCGCATCGGCATCGGCAGGGCCGGTCAGCTCCGCATAGGTTGTGGTCAGCATTCCCCGGCTCATGGGCAGCAGGTGGGGAACAAAGGTGATGGCGACCGGCTGGCCGCATTCACGGCTCAGCACCTCGTTCATTTCAGGATTATGCCGGTGTTCCGCCACCTTGTAGGCCCTGAAGGATTCGCTCACCTCGCAGTACAGGGAGCCGATACTGAGAGAGCGCCCTGCCCCGCTGACCCCGGACTTGGAATCACAGATGACCGACGATCTCTTCAGCAGTCCGGCCCTCATCAGGGGGATAAGGGGCAGCAGCACACTGGTGGGATAGCAGCCCGGATTGCCGATCACCCCGGCAGACCGGATTGCGTCAGCATATACCTCGCACAGCCCGTAAACCGCCTTTTCCGACAGCGTCCTGGCCGTGTGGGGCTGATATGCGGCCTCGTACCGGTCCACCTCTCTGAACCGGAAATCCGCAGAAAGGTCCACCACCCGTTTTCCCCGCTCAACCAGCCGGGGAACGATATCCATCGGCACCTTGTGAGGAAGCGCCGTAAAAATCAGGTCGGCCTTTTCACAGATGCTGTCCACCGAAAACGCCTCGCAGACCCTGTCAATCACCCCCTCAAATGAGGGATATATCCGGCTGAGGGGTACGCCCGCATATTGCCGAGATGTAATCACCGAGAGTTCCACGCCCGGATGTCCGTGAAGAATCCGGGCCAAATCCGCGCCTGCATATCCGGTCGCGCCAACCACACCAACCCTGGTCATATGTGCTGCCCTCCTTAAAAAACAAGTTCATGAGCTGTTTCTGTCAAAAGAGGCAACGTATCAGAGTTATTCACCATTTTCAAGAAATTTATGAGCCCCTGCCACTGTTTCCCCGTTTAAAATCTGTTGCGCAGATTCAAAATAATCTATATTTTGACGGGGCTGAAAAATATGCGGTATTATATTCGAAGATTTCGGAGTCTGCCATAGAAACGGGAATGACCGTTTCTCAGATTTTCTGCAGGCTCCTCCATCGTCAGACAATTTCCGGCTGGGGTTTATTTTCGCCCCAGTCGGCTGAATCTCTGACATATTCACCCGGGACAAAGTGGTTTTATGGCATTACTGAGTGTAAAAAATGTAAATCTGGGCTTTGGCGGTCCGTTGCTTCTGGACAACATCAGTTTACAGATCGAACGCGGCGAGCGGGTCTGCCTGCTGGGCCGCAACGGCACCGGGAAATCGACCCTTCTCAAATTAATCAGCCGACAGATCCCCCCCGACGCCGGGGAGATCATCCGGCAGCAGGGCATCCGGGTGGCGCAGCTGACCCAGGAGGTGCCCCGGCATCTGACCGGAACGGTTCTCCATGTGGTCAGCGGGGGAAATGATCCGGAAAGCGGAAATCTGCCTGAGGATGAGGCGTGGCAGAGACAGGTGCAGATCGAGACAATCCTCTCCCGGATGAAGCTGGTCCCGGAGGCGGACTTTGATTCGCTTTCAGCGGGCCTGAAACGCAGAACCCTTCTGGCGCGGGCACTGGCCTCCGAACCGGATATCCTGATTCTGGATGAGCCCACCAACCACCTGGACATTGACGCCATCGGATGGCTGGAGGAGTTTCTGCTCCGGCATGTGAAAACCCTGCTCTTTGTCACCCACGACCGGATGTTCCTGCGGAAACTGGCCACCCGGATCATTGAACTCGACCGGGGTCAGCTGACGAGCTGGGCCTGTGATTACGATACCTGTCTGGCCCGAAAGGAAGCCGATCTGTCAACCGAGGCAAACCAGCGGGCTCAGTTTGAAAAGAAACTGGCTCAGGAAGAGGCCTGGATTCGCAAGGGCATCAAGGCCCGGCGCACACGCAACGAGGGCCGGGTTCGGGCGCTGATCAAAATGCGCCGGGAACGCCGGGCATGGCAGGACCGCATCGGCTCCGTCAATATGCAGGCCCAGGAGGCCCGGAGAACCGGAAAGCTGGTCATGGAGGCGCAGGGCGTTTCCTATGCCTATGGGAGCAGCCCGATTATCCGGGATTTTTCCACCACCCTGATGCGGGGAGACAAGGTGGGCATCATCGGTCCCAACGGTGCGGGCAAAACCACCCTGCTCAACATCCTTCTGGGCCAACTGCCGCCGGACACAGGTACGGTGCGCCACGGAACCCACCTGGAAGTGGCCTATTTTGACCAGTTGCGGATGCAGCTGGATGAGGCCAAGACCGTTCAGGAGAACGTGGGAGACGGCAACGACAAGGTGATCATCAACGGCCAGCCGCGCCATATCATCAGCTACCTCAAGGATTTTCTCTTTTCACCCGACCGGGCACGGAGTCCGGTTTCCATGCTATCGGGCGGGGAGCGCAACCGCCTGCTCCTGGCAAAGCTTTTCACCAGACCGTCCAATATGCTGGTGCTGGATGAGCCGACCAATGATCTGGACGCCGAAACCCTGGAGCTGCTGGAGGAACTGCTGCTCAATTACACGGGCACGGTCCTGCTGGTCAGTCACGACCGGGCCTTTCTGAACAATGTGGTGACGAGTACGCTGGTATTCGAAGGCGACGGAGCGGTGAATGAATATGTGGGCGGCTATGACGACTGGCTGGCCCGGCGCAGGCCGGATACGCCGCCGGAACCGGCAGCGCCGAAAATCAGGGCTGCAAAGCCGAAACCTGAAAAAGCGCGCCCCCGGAAACGGACCTTCAAAGAACAGCGGGAACTCGACGCCCTGCCGCAGCGGATTGAGGATCTGGAGGCCGAACAGGCCGGGCTGCACGAAAAAATGGCAGAGCCTGCCTTTTACCAGAACGGCGGGGATGAGATCGCCCGGGCCAAATCCCGGCTGGAAGCCCTGGAAAACGAGCTGGAAACGACCTATGCCCGGTGGGAAGCGCTGGAAAGCATCGGGGAATAGGGTATCATAAAAAAGCCCCGAAGGGGCGGAATATTAAAGCCCGGTGCAACGCACCGGGAACAGCATTAAACATATTCATAAGCCCTGAAAGGGCGATGTACTACCCGTTTCAGGATGGTAGGACGGGGTTACGTCCCCGTCATATATGACCTCTGATTTGTAACGTCATAAAAATCAGGTCGTTAGGGGACACCGTTTCGGCGGGGACGTAACCCCGCCCTACCGTTCTCATGGTTATTTTATTTCACGAAAATGGCAGCCCGGACCGCCTTCCAGGCGTTGATCAGACCTGCGCCGGTCCGGGAATTCTTCCCATCTTTGCCCACCGGCGTGGCGGTCTGCTCAATGATCTCCTTCACCCGCCATGCCGGCAGTTCGGGCGCGGCGGAGAGCATCAGGGCGGCCACCCCGCTCACATGAGGCCCGCTGAAGGAGTTGCCCGCAATGGTGGTATTCGGGTTGACATAACCGGATCTTCCGGACTTGGGATCTGTGCCCAGCAGCGGATATCCGGGGCCGGTAAACCCACACACATCTGGCTTGATCAGACCGCCGGGCAGGAGAAAATCTTCATAAAATTTTACGCCTGCCCATTCCACCGGCCCCAGACTGCAAAATCCGGGCACCTTCATCTCCCGGTCCACACCCCCTGCCGCAATGACACAGGGAATGCCTTCGGGAATGCGGAGCTGTACTGGAACCGGGGCCGGATTTTTTCCGCCCTTCCCGAAATTCCCGGCCCCTGAAACCATCACCAGCCCGGCACAGGTGGCCTGCTCACACATGCGCCGGATCAGTCCGCGGGCCTGTCCCAGATCGGGCCAGCTAAAGCTCATGTTCATCACGTCAGCCCCGTTCTCCAGGGCATACTGAAAGGCCTGCCCCGCGTTGCAATAGCTGCCCCAGGCGATCAGGTGCATGAGTCGGGCGCGGGGGGCCACGCCGGTCTGAATGCCGCCGGTTCCGTCACCGGCAATGATCCCGGAGGTCCATGTGCCATGCTGCTTTCCGGGGGCCGCCATTACGGCGGGCGTCCGGCGGGCAAAATTGTAGCCGTAGCAGTCATCGGCCAGACCGTTGCCGTCGTCATCTTTGCCGTTGTTGGGGATTTCATCTGCGTTGATCCAGGTGTTGGCCCGCAGGTCGGAGTGAGTATAATCGGCCCCGGAATCGAACATGGCAACGGTGACACCCTCCCCTGTCACCTTCAACTCCCGCCAGACCCGGTCGGCCCCGATCCGGCTGATATTCCAGGGAAGCTTTCTGCGCGACAGGGCAAAGGGCTCTGACGGGGAGGGCTTCAGTATCCGTGCGACTTTTCCGCGCCCCTTCAGCCGGGGAGTGCCCCGGTCGGCATAGATATATTTCACAGAATCCAAAGCCGCGAGTTTTCGCACCTGCGCCCGCGTGAGGGTGAGTCCGACGCCGTTGACAATCCAGAGCCGGACCGCGTTTTTCGGAGAACCGGCAGCCCGGATGATCTCGTCCTGCTCCTTCCGGGCGATTTTCCCCAATTCAGCGATCAGCGTTTTGCGGAGTTCGGACCGCTTCTGATCCCCGTTTTCTTTGCAGAACCGGTCAAAGGCATCCGGGCCGTTCAAAAACTGGGTCCGCCCCAGAACGATCACCGGCCATTGGGGGTAATCGGTCAGTTTGTGGCGGAGGCGGGGGGAAATTTTGTCCTGATCCGCAGCAGCGGTATGCCCCGCCGCTGTGAGAAATGTTAAAAGCAGAAAAAAGGTAAACGCGCCCATCTTCCGGCATCTTTTTGTAAATACAGATTTCATTTATCCCAGCCTGTGCCCGCTTTTATAAAAATCATACGCCAGTTGAGCGGGATCGAATTTCATGCGACGTTTCAGCATTTTTTACCACGTCAATATCATTCTGTTCCATCATTCCTCACCTTCAGCCCCTATGGCCTCAATCAGCGGTCCGATATGCTTTTCATAGTTCCGCCAGCGCTCCATCGAGCCGCGGTAAATCGGCTCCCGGACCTGTTGAAAACTGGCGGTGGAAACGCTTCGCCGGGTTTTATGAAATGTCAGGCAACGGTCATCCCACGCCAGCCCCAGAAAATCGATCATCTCCCGGCTGAGTCGCTCCTGATCCTCAATCAGCGCCTCATACCGCACATCAAGTATGGGAATGTCGAGTACGGATTTCCAGTGGGCCATCATCCGCCTGTACTGCTGGTAATAAACGGCTATGGCCTTCATATCAAAAGAATAGGTCAGGCCGCCGGAAAAATTCTGAAAATAGACGGACAAGGCTGTATCCAGAGGATTTCTGACGCAGTGAATCACACGGGCTTTGGGAAACATCAGCGAAAGCAGCCCCAGATGAAAAAAATTCTGGGGCATTTTGTCGGTAATGCGGTCGGCAGTTCTGGAAAGCCTGCGCAATCGTCTCAGGTGGTTCTGGGCAAGAATATCCGCCATCCGCTCCGTCAACAGGCCCAGAGATTTGGGATAAGGATCGGAGGTTTTCAAAAGCTTACTGAAATCACGCACCATATAGGCAATATCAGAGAGTTCACCCGCACCGTGGACCTGGGGGTGGCTGGCCACAATCTGCTCCACCAGACTCGTTCCGGACCGGGGCATTCCCACAATGAAAACCGGAATTTCCGAGCGGTTCACCGCACGGGGCAGCCGGTGCTGAAATCCCGGACTGTACGCTGAAATCAGGGCCGATACCCCGTTTTCATGAGCGCGTACGTCGAACCGCTTGGGACGCAGTTCATTGGCCTGAAAAAAATGACCGAAGGCCGCATCATATTCTTTCAGCTTATCGTATAGCCGCCCCAGATTGAAATGAAGCTGACGTTGCAGATCCACATTATCCGCATGTTTCAAAACAATCTGTTTCAGGTGGGCAATCGCCTCCCGGTAGTGGTCAAACCGGTCCGCCAGCTGGGCATAGGTTACCGCTATATCATAATTGTCCGTGCCGGATCGGATGAACGGCAGAATACGCTGATATGCCCCCTCAAAATCGCCCTGCTTCATCAGTACCTTGGCCTCACCGGCCACAGACCATTCACAGGACGGGTCCACCGCCAGGGCCTTGCGGTAATAGGTGATTGCCCGATCCAGATGCCCCTGGTCGTTAAGGATATTCCCCAGATTGTTGAGGGCCTGGGTGTAACCCGGTCGAAGCGTAATCGCCTTGTGGTAGCTTCGGACCGCCAGCTCAAACCGACCGATATCCTTATAGGCATTGCCCATGTTGTTACAGACTTCGGGATAATCCGGCCGGATCTCCAAGGCTTTTTTATAGGCATCAATGGCCTCGTCCAGCCGCCCCAGATCCTTAAGCAGATTCCCCATATTGCAATAGGCTTCGGAATATTCGGGGCTGACCGCCAGGGCGTTGCGGAAACATGCAAGGGCCTCGTCTGTTTTGCCCAAAGCTTTCAAGGCGTTTGCCATGTTTGAATAGGCTTCATGATAATCCGGTTTGATCTCAAGGGATTTGCGGAAACAGATAATGGCCTCATCCGCCTTCCCCTGATCTTTGAGTACACTGCCCAGATTATACCAGGCTTCGGCATATTGGGGATTTAACGCCAGAGCCTTCCGGTAACAGGTCTCCGCTTCATCTGTCTGCCCCAGTTTCTTCAGGCTATTGCCCAGATTGGAATGGTAAAAGGCGATTTCAGAATTTTGATCAATGGCCCTGCGGATCAGGGATTCGGAACGCCCGTATTCTGCTTTCTGATAGGCGATCACCCCCAGCAGGTGGAGCGCATCCGCATGGTCGGGGTGGGCTTTGAGAACCTGTTCATACATCGGCCCGGCCTGATCCGTCTGACCGGCCTGATGGTATTTCAACGCCGCTTTGACCTGGGCATCGGCATTGGATGAATGAGAGGGAGAGACCGGGGCCTTTACCCTTGCCCGCTTTTTCGGCGATAATTTTTTCTTTTTTTTGTTTTTTCGGCTCATTTTTTCAGGCGATCTTCTTGTTTCTGGTTTAAGTGGACGAAAACACCGTAGGGGCACCCCCCTGCGGTTGCCCTGTTCATGCAGGCAACATCGTATTTTCATAAAAACCGTGCGGATGCCAAAAAGGGCAGGCACGGGGGCCTGCCCCTACATAAGAAGCTGTTTTAAAAATACCGGCGGATCGGAAACGGAGTGCGAAAATTGAGGCCGGAGGCCGATTTTTCGCGAATTTTGCAAAAGATCGCCCCCTTCGGGGGCTTAACTTTTGCACTCCGAAAAGCCGGAGCTTCTAAAATGGGAAGCCGTTAAATCCATGCTCTTCCTCGTTCCCACGCTCTGCGTCAATGCCATTAAGTTACGGAATGGGGAACGGAGAAACGCTTAAATCCCGATCAGATCCCGCAGGGCCATGAGGGGTTTTCGGAACAACTGCATTCCCAGAAAGGTCTTCGTCCCTTCGATCCTCGCGGTCCCGCGCTGTCCGGGCGTCACATCCGCCTTGCCGTCCCATACGGATTCGACCAGAATGGAGGGGATTCTCTCGTCCGACATGAGGACGTCAAACCCGACCCGTTCCACGCGGGCGTCAATGGAACGCAGGGGGTCACTGTCCAGCCGCACCATCACCGACGCGCCCTCCTGAAGCAGCCCGGCGTCACTCACCGGAACCATCACCCGCAGCTTGGTCCGGTCCGGCTCGGCAATGCTCAGCACCAGCTGACCGGTTTGCAGGGATGCCCCGATCAGGGCGTCCGGGTCATCCAGCACCACCACGCCGTCCGCGTCCGTGCGGACTTCGGAAAGCGCCAGTTGCTTTTTCAGAAACGCCACCTCGGCCCGTTTGCGCTCCACTTCCAGCTTCTGAACCGGAATTCTGGCCCGCGCCTCCTCATCTGCGTATCCCGCACCTTCCAGCCGGGCCAGTTCGGCCAGCGCCACGGCCAGTCCGCCCCGCTGGGCCTCCTCCAACTGCTTTTCCAGCACCCGCGTATCATACCGGAAGATCAGATCGCCCTTCCGCACCTTCTCCCCCGGCTGAATCGCCAAGTCTTCGACAATGCCGTCAAAGGGGGCAAACACGTAATAGGGATGGTCCGGCACCACCTGAACCGGCGCATTGACCCGCGAAGGGATGGGCAGCCACATGATGAAAAAAAAGGCGAGTACCGCCAGCAGCCCGAAGGTCCGCTTTTTGACGGTCGGCTTCACCTTCTGCGTCCGGGGCACGCCCAGGGCATACCCGAAAAAGACCAGCGCATGGTTCAGGAGCTTGATCTCCTCCTCTGCCCACGGCTTCTTTTTCCAGCGCTCCAGCCACAGGGCATACCGGCTCTCTCCCCCGGGATGGGGAAGGGGTGCCCAGAGTACGCTGGTGCCCCCCATGGCCTCCAGCGCCTTTTCGGAATAGGGCATTTTCGACCCTTCGGGCAGGGTGTCCGATGTTATCACACGGGGTTCCGGGCGACCCCGGAAGGCCTTGCGGACCTCGTGAACCGCCTGGGAAAACGGATTGTCCTGAGAGGGCTCCAGGTCGCCGGAGATGCAGAAAACCCGCTGTTTGCCGGTGAGCGGCACCAGCACGGCCCGCTCGTTTTTAACCAGGGTGTGCATCTGGTTGACGATAATATTGGCGGCCTTGTCCAGGGATTCGGCCTTCATTGCGCCCACGGAGAGGTTGACCATCCGCGCCAGAATGGTGTTCATGGCCTGCTGGGGACCGCCGGGCTGAGGTCCGGGCATCTGCTGCCGCCCCGGTGCCTGACGGGGGGCGATCTGTACCTGCTGTTGTGCGCTTTTAGTCGGCTCCAAGTTTCAACACTCCCTTCATTCCGGGCAGCAGGCGCGCTTTTTTCAGCGCCGCACCATCCACGCGCCAGTACACCTTGATGGTATTGCTCCTGACATCGACCTGGGGCGCAAACACCTTCAGTGTTCCCCGGACCTCCTGGCTGATTTCGGAAAAATAAAAGACGCTCTCCTGCCCGGTTTCCAGCTTCACGGCCATATCCGCCGGAATATCCGCTACAATCCGAAGCTGCCGGGGGTCATACATCTCCACCACGGGCTGACCGGACTGAACCCATTCATGGGGCTGAATATGACGGGCCACAATCACGCCGGAAAAGGGCGCGCGG
This window encodes:
- the argC gene encoding N-acetyl-gamma-glutamyl-phosphate reductase encodes the protein MTRVGVVGATGYAGADLARILHGHPGVELSVITSRQYAGVPLSRIYPSFEGVIDRVCEAFSVDSICEKADLIFTALPHKVPMDIVPRLVERGKRVVDLSADFRFREVDRYEAAYQPHTARTLSEKAVYGLCEVYADAIRSAGVIGNPGCYPTSVLLPLIPLMRAGLLKRSSVICDSKSGVSGAGRSLSIGSLYCEVSESFRAYKVAEHRHNPEMNEVLSRECGQPVAITFVPHLLPMSRGMLTTTYAELTGPADADAIRSCLTGFYAGRPFVRICSENRLPDTRNVRGTNFCDIGFRVDKKNNRLILISAIDNLVKGAAGQAVQNMNLMLGLDETAGLDSVPFPL
- a CDS encoding ATP-binding cassette domain-containing protein; translation: MALLSVKNVNLGFGGPLLLDNISLQIERGERVCLLGRNGTGKSTLLKLISRQIPPDAGEIIRQQGIRVAQLTQEVPRHLTGTVLHVVSGGNDPESGNLPEDEAWQRQVQIETILSRMKLVPEADFDSLSAGLKRRTLLARALASEPDILILDEPTNHLDIDAIGWLEEFLLRHVKTLLFVTHDRMFLRKLATRIIELDRGQLTSWACDYDTCLARKEADLSTEANQRAQFEKKLAQEEAWIRKGIKARRTRNEGRVRALIKMRRERRAWQDRIGSVNMQAQEARRTGKLVMEAQGVSYAYGSSPIIRDFSTTLMRGDKVGIIGPNGAGKTTLLNILLGQLPPDTGTVRHGTHLEVAYFDQLRMQLDEAKTVQENVGDGNDKVIINGQPRHIISYLKDFLFSPDRARSPVSMLSGGERNRLLLAKLFTRPSNMLVLDEPTNDLDAETLELLEELLLNYTGTVLLVSHDRAFLNNVVTSTLVFEGDGAVNEYVGGYDDWLARRRPDTPPEPAAPKIRAAKPKPEKARPRKRTFKEQRELDALPQRIEDLEAEQAGLHEKMAEPAFYQNGGDEIARAKSRLEALENELETTYARWEALESIGE
- a CDS encoding S8 family serine peptidase encodes the protein MKSVFTKRCRKMGAFTFFLLLTFLTAAGHTAAADQDKISPRLRHKLTDYPQWPVIVLGRTQFLNGPDAFDRFCKENGDQKRSELRKTLIAELGKIARKEQDEIIRAAGSPKNAVRLWIVNGVGLTLTRAQVRKLAALDSVKYIYADRGTPRLKGRGKVARILKPSPSEPFALSRRKLPWNISRIGADRVWRELKVTGEGVTVAMFDSGADYTHSDLRANTWINADEIPNNGKDDDGNGLADDCYGYNFARRTPAVMAAPGKQHGTWTSGIIAGDGTGGIQTGVAPRARLMHLIAWGSYCNAGQAFQYALENGADVMNMSFSWPDLGQARGLIRRMCEQATCAGLVMVSGAGNFGKGGKNPAPVPVQLRIPEGIPCVIAAGGVDREMKVPGFCSLGPVEWAGVKFYEDFLLPGGLIKPDVCGFTGPGYPLLGTDPKSGRSGYVNPNTTIAGNSFSGPHVSGVAALMLSAAPELPAWRVKEIIEQTATPVGKDGKNSRTGAGLINAWKAVRAAIFVK
- a CDS encoding tetratricopeptide repeat protein, translating into MSRKNKKKKKLSPKKRARVKAPVSPSHSSNADAQVKAALKYHQAGQTDQAGPMYEQVLKAHPDHADALHLLGVIAYQKAEYGRSESLIRRAIDQNSEIAFYHSNLGNSLKKLGQTDEAETCYRKALALNPQYAEAWYNLGSVLKDQGKADEAIICFRKSLEIKPDYHEAYSNMANALKALGKTDEALACFRNALAVSPEYSEAYCNMGNLLKDLGRLDEAIDAYKKALEIRPDYPEVCNNMGNAYKDIGRFELAVRSYHKAITLRPGYTQALNNLGNILNDQGHLDRAITYYRKALAVDPSCEWSVAGEAKVLMKQGDFEGAYQRILPFIRSGTDNYDIAVTYAQLADRFDHYREAIAHLKQIVLKHADNVDLQRQLHFNLGRLYDKLKEYDAAFGHFFQANELRPKRFDVRAHENGVSALISAYSPGFQHRLPRAVNRSEIPVFIVGMPRSGTSLVEQIVASHPQVHGAGELSDIAYMVRDFSKLLKTSDPYPKSLGLLTERMADILAQNHLRRLRRLSRTADRITDKMPQNFFHLGLLSLMFPKARVIHCVRNPLDTALSVYFQNFSGGLTYSFDMKAIAVYYQQYRRMMAHWKSVLDIPILDVRYEALIEDQERLSREMIDFLGLAWDDRCLTFHKTRRSVSTASFQQVREPIYRGSMERWRNYEKHIGPLIEAIGAEGEE
- a CDS encoding efflux RND transporter periplasmic adaptor subunit, translating into MEPTKSAQQQVQIAPRQAPGRQQMPGPQPGGPQQAMNTILARMVNLSVGAMKAESLDKAANIIVNQMHTLVKNERAVLVPLTGKQRVFCISGDLEPSQDNPFSQAVHEVRKAFRGRPEPRVITSDTLPEGSKMPYSEKALEAMGGTSVLWAPLPHPGGESRYALWLERWKKKPWAEEEIKLLNHALVFFGYALGVPRTQKVKPTVKKRTFGLLAVLAFFFIMWLPIPSRVNAPVQVVPDHPYYVFAPFDGIVEDLAIQPGEKVRKGDLIFRYDTRVLEKQLEEAQRGGLAVALAELARLEGAGYADEEARARIPVQKLEVERKRAEVAFLKKQLALSEVRTDADGVVVLDDPDALIGASLQTGQLVLSIAEPDRTKLRVMVPVSDAGLLQEGASVMVRLDSDPLRSIDARVERVGFDVLMSDERIPSILVESVWDGKADVTPGQRGTARIEGTKTFLGMQLFRKPLMALRDLIGI